A single window of Thalassomonas viridans DNA harbors:
- the dapB gene encoding 4-hydroxy-tetrahydrodipicolinate reductase, which translates to MTVKVAVLGCSGRMGRNLIQASVEHEAIELVGGTVRESSSFVNFDLGEMAGIGAIGLKTSTSLAAVAEADVFIDFTAIESTLENIKWCRQHNKAMVIGTTGFSDEEVKIIEQAGQDIPLVLAPNTSVGVNLLFKLLQITAKAIGDYTDIEISEAHHRFKKDAPSGTAVKMGQVIAETLGRDLNECAVYGREGIMEERARDTIGFATVRAGDIVGEHTALFADLGERLEITHKASSRMTFALGAMRACTWVAKAKPGFYDMQDVLGLKDL; encoded by the coding sequence ATGACAGTGAAAGTTGCCGTTTTAGGCTGCAGCGGCCGCATGGGCCGCAATCTTATCCAGGCTTCGGTAGAGCATGAAGCCATCGAGCTTGTCGGGGGAACCGTCCGGGAAAGCTCCAGTTTTGTTAATTTTGACCTGGGGGAAATGGCGGGCATAGGTGCTATTGGCTTAAAAACCTCCACCAGTTTAGCGGCGGTGGCAGAAGCCGATGTTTTTATCGACTTTACCGCCATCGAATCGACCCTGGAAAATATCAAATGGTGCCGGCAGCATAACAAAGCCATGGTGATCGGTACTACAGGGTTTAGCGATGAGGAAGTGAAGATCATTGAACAGGCCGGACAGGATATTCCCCTGGTGCTGGCCCCTAATACCAGCGTCGGCGTTAACCTGTTATTCAAACTGTTACAAATCACCGCCAAAGCGATAGGCGACTATACTGATATAGAAATTTCAGAGGCGCACCACAGGTTCAAGAAAGATGCCCCTTCGGGCACGGCGGTAAAAATGGGGCAGGTGATTGCCGAGACCTTAGGCCGGGACTTAAACGAGTGTGCGGTTTACGGCCGTGAAGGCATTATGGAAGAAAGGGCTCGCGATACCATAGGTTTTGCCACGGTCAGGGCCGGGGATATTGTCGGCGAGCATACCGCACTGTTTGCCGATTTGGGGGAGCGTCTGGAGATCACCCATAAAGCCAGCTCGCGCATGACTTTTGCCTTAGGGGCAATGCGGGCCTGTACCTGGGTTGCTAAGGCAAAACCCGGTTTTTACGATATGCAGGACGTATTGGGGCTAAAAGATCTCTGA
- the yhbY gene encoding ribosome assembly RNA-binding protein YhbY: MNLNKKQIQHLKGLAHSLKPVVLLGSNGLTEAVVAEIDFALNHHELIKVKIPTDDRENKALIVDAICRETQATKVQVIGKTLVLYRESEEKKIHIPKL, from the coding sequence ATGAACTTAAATAAAAAACAAATCCAGCACTTAAAAGGCCTGGCCCATTCACTCAAACCCGTTGTTTTACTAGGAAGTAATGGCCTGACAGAAGCCGTTGTTGCTGAGATTGATTTCGCTTTAAATCACCATGAACTTATCAAAGTTAAAATACCTACCGACGACAGGGAAAACAAAGCCCTGATCGTTGATGCCATCTGCCGCGAAACTCAGGCAACTAAAGTTCAGGTGATAGGCAAAACCCTGGTGCTTTACCGCGAGTCGGAAGAAAAGAAAATCCATATCCCGAAACTTTAA
- a CDS encoding ketopantoate reductase family protein produces the protein MRIVFVGCGAVGGYFGARLLQSGEDVSFIARNRQLAALQSQGLTVKSIAGDAKLTDIQAMQTPKAGFKADIIFVTVKTFQLAEALPAIKSMLAPHTRVIPLLNGICAAKNLMEGGVPKQNILGGLAKIIAKVSEPGVVSHTGATPHITLGLFKDSEASEQALLDKLASILKKADISTGISRNIELALWRKYLFVAAWGALACVAKAPVGELRDNPGTRAVLIKLMQEYRSIANSLGVDINQAIVDETLAFIDQLPPESETSMQRDIASQTPSEFDALVTDALNLAREQGIDVPRLSFCHAVLALQLSH, from the coding sequence ATGCGTATTGTATTTGTTGGCTGCGGCGCCGTGGGCGGATATTTCGGCGCCAGGCTGCTGCAAAGCGGTGAAGATGTCAGCTTTATTGCCAGAAACCGTCAGCTTGCTGCGTTGCAGAGCCAGGGGCTGACGGTGAAAAGTATCGCCGGGGATGCCAAGCTTACCGATATTCAGGCGATGCAAACCCCGAAGGCAGGCTTTAAAGCCGATATTATTTTTGTCACGGTGAAAACCTTTCAGCTGGCAGAGGCGCTGCCGGCAATCAAAAGCATGCTGGCGCCCCATACCCGGGTGATCCCCTTGCTTAACGGCATCTGTGCGGCGAAAAATTTGATGGAAGGGGGAGTTCCCAAGCAGAATATCCTCGGCGGGCTGGCAAAAATTATTGCCAAAGTCAGTGAGCCAGGTGTCGTGAGCCATACAGGCGCAACCCCTCATATCACGCTGGGGTTATTTAAAGACAGTGAAGCTTCAGAGCAGGCCCTGCTGGATAAACTGGCATCCATACTGAAAAAAGCCGATATTAGTACCGGCATCAGCCGGAATATTGAATTGGCGTTATGGCGGAAATATTTATTCGTTGCCGCCTGGGGCGCTTTGGCCTGTGTAGCCAAAGCGCCGGTTGGCGAGCTCAGGGATAATCCCGGTACCCGGGCGGTACTGATCAAGTTAATGCAGGAATACCGCAGTATCGCCAATAGCCTGGGGGTGGACATCAATCAGGCAATAGTGGACGAAACCCTGGCCTTTATCGATCAGTTGCCGCCGGAAAGTGAAACCTCGATGCAGCGGGATATCGCCAGCCAGACTCCCAGTGAATTTGATGCCCTGGTAACCGATGCCCTTAACCTTGCCCGGGAGCAGGGTATAGATGTGCCCAGGTTATCCTTTTGCCATGCGGTGCTGGCGTTGCAATTAAGCCATTAA
- the carA gene encoding glutamine-hydrolyzing carbamoyl-phosphate synthase small subunit has product MTKSAILVLEDGTVFKGTAIGAQGAAVGEVVFNTSMTGYQEILTDPSYAEQIVTLTYPHIGNTGTNSEDEESNAVWAKGLVIRDLPLLASNFRNEEDLSSYLKRHNILGIADIDTRKLTRILREKGAQNGCILAGDDLDEAQALRQAQDFPGLKGMDLAKVVSTKEQYAWTEGSWQLGQGHVTPQNSEFHVVAYDFGAKRNILRMLVDRGCKLTVVPAQTPAADVLAMNPDGIFLSNGPGDPEPCDYAISAIQSFLETDIPVFGICLGHQLLGLASGAKTVKMKFGHHGANHPVKDMDRNVVMITSQNHGFAVDEDGMPANLKVTHKSLFDGSLQGIHRTDKPAFSFQGHPEASPGPMDAAPLFDHFIDLIKARKA; this is encoded by the coding sequence TTGACTAAATCTGCCATTTTAGTGCTTGAAGACGGCACTGTATTTAAAGGCACCGCCATTGGTGCACAAGGGGCTGCCGTCGGTGAAGTGGTATTTAATACTTCAATGACAGGCTATCAGGAAATTCTTACCGACCCCTCATATGCAGAGCAAATCGTAACCCTCACGTACCCCCACATAGGCAATACCGGCACCAATAGCGAAGACGAAGAATCCAATGCCGTTTGGGCCAAAGGATTGGTCATTCGCGACTTACCCTTGCTTGCCAGTAATTTTAGAAATGAAGAAGATTTGAGCAGCTACCTCAAGCGCCACAATATCTTAGGTATTGCCGATATCGATACCCGTAAACTGACCCGTATTTTACGGGAAAAAGGTGCGCAAAACGGCTGTATCCTTGCCGGTGATGATTTGGATGAAGCCCAGGCACTGCGCCAGGCACAGGATTTCCCTGGCCTGAAGGGCATGGATCTGGCCAAAGTGGTTTCCACCAAAGAGCAATACGCCTGGACCGAAGGCAGCTGGCAGCTGGGCCAGGGGCATGTTACACCACAAAACAGTGAGTTTCATGTGGTTGCCTATGATTTTGGCGCCAAACGCAATATTTTACGCATGTTGGTGGATCGCGGCTGCAAGCTTACCGTGGTACCGGCACAAACCCCGGCCGCCGACGTGTTAGCCATGAATCCGGACGGTATCTTTCTATCCAACGGCCCGGGTGACCCTGAGCCTTGTGATTATGCTATCTCTGCCATCCAGTCTTTCCTGGAAACTGATATTCCGGTGTTTGGCATTTGTCTGGGACACCAGTTGCTGGGTCTTGCCAGCGGCGCAAAAACCGTAAAAATGAAATTTGGCCATCACGGCGCCAACCACCCGGTTAAAGACATGGACCGCAATGTGGTGATGATCACCAGCCAGAACCATGGTTTTGCCGTAGACGAAGATGGCATGCCGGCTAACTTGAAAGTTACCCATAAATCTTTATTTGACGGTTCTTTACAGGGCATACACCGCACCGATAAACCGGCCTTTAGTTTCCAGGGACACCCGGAAGCGAGCCCGGGGCCTATGGATGCTGCGCCGTTATTCGATCACTTCATCGATTTAATCAAAGCCCGTAAAGCTTAA
- the rlmE gene encoding 23S rRNA (uridine(2552)-2'-O)-methyltransferase RlmE — MSKKKLTVSSARWMQEHFDDEYVKKAQKLGLRSRAVFKIEEINNKDKLIRPGMKVVDLGAAPGGWSEYAAKAVGDNGQVVACDILSMDPIAGVDFLQGDFREEAVLDALLTRIDGKNIDVVMSDMAANMTGNDVADAARNMYLVELALDMCHQVLKKNGAFVVKVFQGEGFEQFMKDVRAAFSVVKTRKPDSSRARSKEVYLVATGFKL; from the coding sequence ATGAGTAAAAAGAAATTAACCGTCAGCAGCGCCCGCTGGATGCAAGAACATTTTGATGATGAATACGTCAAAAAAGCGCAGAAATTGGGACTACGTTCGCGAGCGGTCTTTAAGATTGAAGAGATCAACAACAAGGATAAATTGATCCGTCCCGGCATGAAAGTGGTGGATTTAGGCGCGGCCCCGGGCGGCTGGTCTGAATATGCCGCCAAAGCCGTGGGGGATAACGGCCAGGTAGTGGCTTGCGATATTTTATCTATGGATCCTATCGCCGGCGTGGATTTTTTACAGGGGGACTTTCGAGAAGAGGCGGTGCTTGATGCGCTGCTTACCCGGATAGACGGCAAAAATATCGACGTGGTCATGTCGGATATGGCCGCCAATATGACGGGCAATGATGTTGCCGACGCCGCCCGCAACATGTACCTGGTGGAATTAGCGCTGGATATGTGTCACCAGGTACTGAAGAAAAACGGCGCTTTTGTGGTCAAGGTTTTTCAGGGCGAAGGTTTTGAACAGTTTATGAAAGATGTACGCGCAGCTTTTAGCGTGGTGAAAACGCGGAAGCCGGATTCGTCCCGCGCCAGATCAAAAGAAGTTTATCTGGTAGCTACCGGCTTTAAATTGTAG
- the greA gene encoding transcription elongation factor GreA has protein sequence MNNFPMTLAGADALRDELHHLKTVKRPEIVNAIAEAREHGDLKENAEYHAAREQQAFCEGRIQDIEGKLSNAQIIDVTKLPNNGKVIFGSTVTLLNIDTDEEVSYQIVGDDESNIKERRISVNSPIARALVGKMVDSEVEVTTPGGVVEYEIIAVDHI, from the coding sequence ATGAACAACTTTCCAATGACATTAGCGGGTGCAGATGCCTTACGTGATGAATTGCACCATCTTAAAACCGTGAAACGCCCTGAAATTGTTAATGCCATCGCAGAGGCCCGTGAACACGGTGACTTGAAAGAAAATGCCGAATATCATGCTGCCCGCGAGCAGCAGGCTTTTTGTGAAGGTCGTATTCAGGACATCGAAGGCAAGCTCAGTAATGCCCAGATCATCGATGTTACTAAACTGCCTAACAATGGTAAGGTAATTTTTGGTTCAACCGTGACCTTGCTCAATATAGATACTGATGAAGAAGTGTCTTACCAGATCGTCGGTGACGACGAGTCTAACATCAAAGAACGCCGTATTTCTGTTAACTCGCCGATTGCGCGCGCCTTAGTGGGTAAAATGGTGGACTCGGAAGTGGAAGTCACCACGCCGGGTGGTGTGGTTGAATATGAAATTATTGCGGTAGACCATATTTAA
- the carB gene encoding carbamoyl-phosphate synthase large subunit yields MPKRTDIKSILILGAGPIVIGQACEFDYSGAQACKALREEGYRVILVNSNPATIMTDPEMADATYIEPIHWEVVSKIIEKERPDAVLPTMGGQTALNCALDLEKHGVLKEFNVEMIGATADAIDKAEDRSRFDQAMKKIGLETPKAEIVHSMAEAHETIKRIGFPCIIRPSFTMGGTGGGIAYNREEFDEICIRGLDLSPTNELLIDESLIGWKEYEMEVVRDKNDNCIIICSIENFDPMGIHTGDSITVAPAQTLTDKEYQIMRNASLAVLREIGVETGGSNVQFGICPDTGRMVIIEMNPRVSRSSALASKATGFPIAKIAAKLAVGYTLDELSNDITGGATPASFEPTIDYVVTKIPRFNFEKFVGAEDRLTTQMKSVGEVMAIGRNQQESMQKALRGLEVGASGFDPVVDVTKPGAKTKIMHELQEAGAERIWYVADAFRLGLSVEEVFNATKIDRWFLVQIEDLVLQEQKVEQGGMAGLTPEFLKQLKRKGFADSRLATILGVSEAEIRKKRHQAEIFPVYKRVDTCAAEFSSDTAYMYSSYDEECEANPSDKDKIIILGGGPNRIGQGIEFDYCCVHAALALREDGYETIMVNCNPETVSTDYDTSDRLYFEPVTFEDVLEIVRVEQPKGVIVQYGGQTPLKLARALEAAGVPIIGTSPDAIDRAEDRERFQQAVERLGLLQPENATVTSLEEAVVQAKIIGFPLVVRPSYVLGGRAMEIVYDEADLRRYMTEAVSVSNDSPVLLDHFLDDAVEVDIDAICDGETVVIGGIMQHIEQAGVHSGDSACSLPAYSLPQDIQDIMREQVTKLAFELGVVGLMNTQMAVKNGKVYLIEVNPRAARTVPFVSKATSVPLAKVAARVMSGKKLAELGVTKETIPPFFSVKEVVMPFNKFHGSDPLVGPEMRSTGEVMGVGETFEEAYAKANLGAGVSVPKSGRALISVRDSDKERVVELAKQLVDLGYKLDSTHGTAVILGEADIPTRLVNKVHEGRPHILDRIKNDEYSYIVNTTEGRKAIEDSKVLRSAALRYKVAYTTTLNAAFATCMAYAADDRNKVTSIQELHQRCQ; encoded by the coding sequence ATGCCAAAACGTACTGACATAAAAAGTATCTTAATCTTAGGCGCCGGCCCTATCGTTATCGGTCAGGCTTGTGAGTTTGACTATTCGGGCGCCCAGGCCTGTAAAGCATTACGCGAAGAAGGTTACCGGGTTATCCTGGTAAACTCCAACCCCGCCACTATCATGACAGATCCGGAAATGGCGGACGCCACCTATATCGAGCCTATCCACTGGGAAGTGGTGAGCAAGATCATCGAAAAAGAGCGTCCCGATGCCGTGTTGCCGACCATGGGCGGCCAGACAGCGCTAAACTGTGCCCTGGATCTGGAAAAGCACGGGGTACTAAAAGAATTCAATGTTGAGATGATCGGCGCCACTGCCGACGCCATCGACAAAGCGGAAGACCGCAGCCGTTTCGACCAGGCAATGAAAAAAATCGGCCTGGAAACCCCGAAAGCGGAAATCGTGCATTCCATGGCGGAAGCCCATGAAACCATCAAGCGTATCGGTTTTCCCTGTATTATCCGTCCTTCCTTTACCATGGGCGGCACCGGCGGCGGTATCGCCTATAACCGCGAAGAATTCGATGAGATCTGTATCCGCGGTTTAGACTTATCTCCCACCAACGAGCTGCTGATCGATGAGTCGCTGATCGGCTGGAAAGAATATGAGATGGAAGTGGTTCGTGATAAAAACGATAACTGTATCATTATCTGCTCCATCGAAAACTTCGACCCTATGGGTATCCACACCGGTGACTCCATCACAGTCGCCCCGGCGCAAACCCTGACGGACAAAGAATATCAAATCATGCGTAATGCCTCTTTGGCGGTACTGCGTGAAATCGGTGTGGAAACCGGTGGTTCTAACGTTCAGTTCGGCATCTGTCCTGACACCGGGCGCATGGTTATTATCGAAATGAACCCGCGTGTTTCCCGCTCGTCGGCGTTGGCATCGAAAGCCACAGGCTTCCCGATTGCTAAAATCGCCGCCAAACTTGCCGTAGGTTACACCTTAGATGAATTGTCCAATGATATTACCGGCGGTGCGACCCCGGCTTCATTTGAACCAACAATCGATTACGTGGTCACTAAGATCCCACGCTTTAACTTCGAAAAATTCGTCGGTGCAGAAGATCGCCTGACCACGCAGATGAAATCTGTGGGTGAAGTGATGGCCATCGGCCGCAATCAGCAGGAGTCGATGCAAAAAGCCCTGCGTGGCCTGGAAGTTGGCGCCAGCGGTTTTGACCCTGTTGTTGACGTGACTAAGCCGGGTGCTAAAACCAAGATCATGCACGAACTGCAGGAAGCCGGCGCCGAGCGTATCTGGTACGTTGCCGATGCCTTCCGTTTGGGCTTAAGCGTAGAAGAGGTATTTAATGCCACTAAGATCGACCGCTGGTTCCTGGTACAGATTGAAGATCTGGTGCTGCAGGAGCAGAAAGTAGAGCAGGGCGGCATGGCCGGCCTGACACCTGAGTTCCTGAAACAGTTAAAGCGTAAAGGTTTTGCCGATTCGCGCCTGGCGACCATCTTAGGGGTCAGCGAAGCGGAAATCCGGAAGAAGCGTCATCAGGCGGAAATCTTCCCTGTTTACAAGCGTGTTGATACCTGTGCCGCCGAGTTCAGCTCAGATACCGCCTACATGTATTCCAGCTATGACGAAGAATGTGAAGCCAACCCGAGCGACAAAGACAAGATTATTATCTTAGGCGGTGGTCCTAACCGTATCGGCCAGGGTATCGAATTTGACTACTGCTGTGTTCACGCGGCGCTGGCGCTACGCGAAGACGGTTACGAAACCATCATGGTGAACTGTAACCCGGAAACCGTTTCTACCGATTACGACACTTCTGACCGCTTATACTTCGAGCCGGTAACCTTTGAAGACGTGCTGGAAATCGTCCGCGTAGAACAGCCGAAAGGGGTTATCGTACAATACGGCGGCCAGACACCGTTGAAACTGGCGCGCGCTCTGGAAGCCGCCGGTGTGCCTATTATCGGTACCTCGCCGGACGCCATCGACCGCGCCGAAGACCGTGAGCGTTTCCAGCAGGCGGTTGAGCGTTTAGGTTTACTGCAACCGGAAAATGCCACCGTAACTTCCCTGGAAGAAGCCGTGGTACAGGCCAAAATTATCGGCTTCCCGCTGGTGGTACGTCCTTCTTACGTATTAGGCGGCCGGGCGATGGAAATTGTTTATGATGAAGCCGACCTGCGCCGTTATATGACAGAAGCCGTGAGCGTATCCAATGACTCGCCGGTACTTCTGGATCACTTCCTTGACGATGCCGTAGAAGTGGATATCGATGCCATCTGCGACGGTGAAACTGTGGTTATCGGCGGTATCATGCAGCATATCGAGCAGGCCGGGGTACACTCGGGCGATTCAGCCTGTTCACTGCCGGCTTACAGCTTGCCGCAGGACATCCAGGATATTATGCGCGAGCAGGTTACTAAACTGGCGTTCGAACTGGGTGTTGTCGGCCTGATGAATACCCAGATGGCGGTGAAAAACGGCAAGGTTTACCTGATTGAAGTGAACCCGCGCGCCGCCCGTACCGTACCTTTTGTTTCTAAGGCCACCAGTGTGCCGCTGGCGAAAGTGGCTGCCCGGGTGATGTCAGGCAAGAAACTGGCCGAGCTAGGCGTAACCAAAGAAACTATCCCGCCGTTCTTCTCGGTGAAAGAAGTGGTCATGCCGTTTAACAAGTTCCACGGCAGTGATCCTCTGGTTGGCCCTGAAATGCGCTCTACCGGTGAGGTGATGGGGGTTGGTGAAACCTTCGAAGAAGCTTACGCCAAAGCCAACTTAGGCGCAGGGGTTTCCGTACCTAAGTCGGGCCGTGCCTTGATTTCCGTACGCGACAGCGATAAGGAACGTGTGGTTGAGCTGGCGAAACAGCTGGTGGATTTAGGCTATAAGCTGGACTCTACCCACGGCACCGCAGTGATCCTCGGCGAAGCGGATATTCCGACCCGTTTGGTGAACAAAGTGCACGAAGGCCGTCCGCATATCCTTGATAGGATCAAAAACGACGAATATAGTTATATCGTCAATACCACAGAAGGCCGTAAAGCGATTGAAGACTCGAAAGTGCTTCGCAGCGCCGCCCTGAGGTATAAAGTGGCTTACACCACGACCTTAAATGCTGCCTTTGCCACTTGTATGGCCTATGCCGCTGACGACAGAAACAAGGTAACTTCTATTCAGGAGTTGCATCAAAGGTGTCAGTAA
- the ftsH gene encoding ATP-dependent zinc metalloprotease FtsH, whose product MSDMAKNLILWLVIAVVLMSVFQSFTPGNSNEHQVSYTRFVNDLRQGQVRDVTVDRSGVIKGTKRSGESFVTMVPGGYDKDLINDLVKQGVESTGEMPEEPSIITSIFISWFPMLLLIGVWIFFMRQMQGGGGKGAMSFGKSKARLLSEDQIKTTFSDVAGCDEAKEEVAELVDYLKDPSKFQKLGGRIPSGVLMVGQPGTGKTLLAKAIAGEAKVPFFTISGSDFVEMFVGVGASRVRDMFEQAKKSAPCIIFIDEIDAVGRQRGAGLGGGHDEREQTLNQMLVEMDGFEGNEGVIVIAATNRPDVLDPALLRPGRFDRQVTVGLPDIRGREQILKVHMRKIPLGDDVKASVIARGTPGFSGADLANLVNEAALFAARASRRVVRMSEFDQAKDKIMMGAERRSMVMDEAEKEMTAYHEAGHAIVGRLVPEHDPVYKVSIIPRGRALGVTMYLPEQDRFSHSKQFLESQISSLYGGRIAEELIYGADKVSTGASNDIERATEIARKMVTQWGLSDKMGPMLYAEEEGEVFLGRTSSKSMHMSDETAKDIDVEIKEFVNRNYDRAENILKENMDILHAMKDALMLYETIDAKQIDDLMARRDVRPPADFDGNSSGSSSNDDSSKKESTQKAEPDLRNPSDVPAE is encoded by the coding sequence TTGAGCGATATGGCAAAAAATCTTATTTTATGGTTAGTAATTGCAGTTGTGTTGATGTCTGTGTTTCAGAGTTTTACTCCGGGCAACAGCAATGAACACCAGGTGAGTTATACACGATTTGTTAATGACCTGCGTCAGGGGCAAGTGCGTGATGTAACTGTGGATCGAAGCGGTGTTATCAAGGGAACCAAGCGCAGCGGCGAAAGCTTTGTGACTATGGTACCGGGTGGCTACGACAAAGATCTGATCAATGACCTGGTAAAACAGGGCGTTGAATCAACAGGGGAGATGCCGGAAGAGCCCAGCATAATTACTTCTATTTTCATTTCCTGGTTCCCTATGTTATTGCTGATCGGCGTCTGGATTTTCTTCATGCGCCAGATGCAGGGCGGTGGCGGCAAGGGCGCCATGTCTTTCGGTAAAAGCAAGGCGCGCCTGTTAAGCGAAGACCAGATCAAGACGACTTTCTCTGACGTGGCCGGTTGTGATGAAGCCAAAGAAGAAGTTGCCGAGCTGGTTGACTACTTAAAAGACCCGTCCAAGTTCCAGAAGCTTGGTGGCCGCATTCCATCAGGTGTTTTGATGGTGGGTCAGCCGGGTACAGGTAAAACCTTACTGGCAAAAGCCATTGCCGGTGAAGCGAAAGTACCGTTTTTCACTATTTCAGGTTCGGATTTCGTGGAAATGTTTGTTGGTGTCGGTGCCTCCCGGGTACGTGACATGTTCGAACAGGCGAAAAAATCTGCTCCTTGTATCATCTTTATCGATGAAATCGATGCCGTAGGTCGCCAGCGTGGCGCCGGTCTTGGCGGCGGACACGATGAGCGTGAGCAAACCCTGAACCAGATGCTGGTAGAAATGGACGGCTTTGAAGGTAATGAAGGGGTTATCGTGATTGCCGCGACTAACCGTCCGGATGTACTGGACCCTGCCTTATTGCGTCCTGGCCGTTTCGACCGTCAGGTAACGGTTGGTCTGCCGGATATCCGTGGCCGTGAGCAAATCCTGAAAGTACATATGCGTAAAATTCCTCTGGGTGACGATGTTAAGGCATCGGTTATCGCCCGTGGTACTCCTGGTTTCTCCGGTGCCGACCTGGCTAACCTGGTGAACGAAGCTGCCTTGTTCGCGGCTCGTGCCTCGCGCCGTGTGGTACGTATGTCGGAATTCGACCAGGCCAAAGACAAGATCATGATGGGGGCGGAGCGCCGCTCTATGGTGATGGATGAAGCAGAAAAAGAAATGACTGCTTACCACGAAGCCGGACACGCCATTGTTGGCCGCCTGGTGCCTGAGCATGACCCAGTGTACAAGGTAAGTATTATTCCTCGTGGCCGCGCTTTGGGTGTAACCATGTATCTGCCTGAGCAGGACAGGTTTAGCCACAGCAAGCAGTTCCTGGAAAGCCAGATCTCTTCTTTATACGGTGGCCGTATTGCCGAAGAACTGATTTACGGTGCCGATAAGGTTTCAACCGGTGCGTCTAACGATATTGAACGCGCCACCGAGATTGCCCGTAAAATGGTTACCCAGTGGGGTCTGTCGGATAAAATGGGGCCTATGCTGTATGCCGAAGAAGAAGGCGAAGTTTTCCTTGGCCGTACTTCTTCCAAGTCTATGCACATGTCGGATGAAACCGCCAAAGACATTGATGTTGAAATTAAAGAGTTTGTTAACCGCAACTATGATCGCGCAGAAAACATACTAAAAGAAAATATGGATATCCTGCATGCCATGAAAGATGCGTTAATGCTTTACGAAACAATCGATGCCAAGCAAATTGATGACTTAATGGCGCGTCGTGATGTACGTCCGCCGGCAGATTTTGACGGTAACAGTTCAGGCAGCAGCTCAAATGACGACTCTTCTAAAAAGGAAAGCACTCAAAAGGCTGAGCCGGATTTAAGAAATCCAAGTGACGTTCCGGCGGAATAA
- a CDS encoding FKBP-type peptidyl-prolyl cis-trans isomerase, whose product MSENKFESVEERVSYGVGRQLGDQLRNNPFKDFDVTAVQAGLADALANAKSQVSDEALNEAFSIVSKKIQEQEMAAAKEKAAEGEAFLVENAKREEVTVTESGLQYEVLATGEGEKPTAQSTVRTHYHGTFIDGQVFDSSYDRGQPAEFPVGGVIAGWTEALQMMTEGSKWRLFVPYNLAYGERGSQGAIPPYATLVFDVELLAVVS is encoded by the coding sequence ATGTCTGAAAACAAATTTGAGTCTGTAGAAGAACGTGTCAGCTACGGCGTTGGCCGTCAGTTAGGCGACCAGTTACGCAACAATCCTTTCAAAGATTTTGACGTGACTGCCGTTCAAGCCGGTTTAGCCGATGCTTTAGCCAATGCCAAGAGCCAGGTATCTGACGAAGCTTTGAATGAAGCCTTCTCTATTGTTTCTAAAAAGATCCAGGAACAGGAAATGGCTGCTGCCAAAGAAAAAGCCGCTGAAGGCGAAGCTTTTCTGGTAGAAAATGCCAAGCGTGAAGAAGTCACGGTAACCGAGTCCGGCCTGCAGTATGAAGTACTGGCAACCGGTGAAGGTGAAAAACCTACCGCACAAAGCACGGTACGTACCCACTACCACGGTACTTTCATCGACGGCCAGGTATTTGACAGCTCTTACGATCGCGGTCAACCGGCTGAATTCCCGGTAGGCGGCGTGATTGCCGGCTGGACCGAAGCCCTGCAAATGATGACCGAAGGTTCTAAGTGGCGTTTATTCGTTCCTTACAACCTGGCTTACGGTGAGCGTGGCTCACAAGGCGCTATCCCGCCGTACGCGACTTTAGTCTTCGACGTTGAGTTACTTGCCGTCGTCAGCTAA